The Bacteroidales bacterium genome has a segment encoding these proteins:
- a CDS encoding T9SS type A sorting domain-containing protein, translated as MKKLILFAFSIFLFGGLMAQFDVTMNVDMNGVEGFDPATHDVYVTGSLWDWPEPGSNADLKLTPTAEDPMIYTITAEVAEAMEIQYKYFIVIDGAPSWDNGEWAGDPNRMVTISGDVTIMDSWGIIVVETMIADFEDGTAGPLTLHVMGSGEWDNDELHPVSETFEVVDNPDASGLNESSKVMKFTRRGLDDGGASHGGFWANVDPAFDVTTFKYVHVMVWKERISPLKFKLEGGPSGTLEILSSNEQAETSMWVDIVFPFDEMTGAYPVIAFMPDFEDPLTMAENQVIYFDNIRINSDPNPAEHTPITPPMIIDFEDGTAGPLTLHVMGNGEWDNDELHSVSETFEVVDNPDPSGLNWSSKVMKFTRRGLDDGGEAHGGFWANVEPALDVTTYKYVHVMVWKERISPLKFKLEGGSSGTLEILSSNEQAETSKWVDIVFNFDEMTGAYPVIAFMPDFEDPLTMAENQVIYFDNIRINSDPNPADNTSIFTPKANISLAVYPNPVTSSLYIDLENDAQSISIYNLFGQQQAIFTNVSAGTFSFPTSELSNGVYMVIMRDNNNKQYTAKFVK; from the coding sequence ATGAAAAAACTGATACTTTTTGCCTTCTCAATCTTCCTTTTTGGAGGTCTGATGGCACAGTTCGACGTTACGATGAACGTGGACATGAATGGCGTGGAAGGATTTGATCCGGCCACACACGATGTTTATGTAACCGGTAGCCTATGGGACTGGCCCGAGCCAGGCTCCAATGCTGACCTCAAACTTACCCCTACCGCTGAAGATCCTATGATCTATACCATCACCGCTGAGGTGGCTGAGGCTATGGAAATTCAATACAAATATTTCATTGTTATTGATGGTGCTCCATCATGGGATAATGGTGAGTGGGCCGGAGATCCTAATCGCATGGTGACCATTAGTGGTGATGTGACTATCATGGATTCATGGGGAATAATAGTTGTGGAAACAATGATTGCCGATTTCGAAGATGGCACTGCCGGTCCGCTGACTTTACACGTTATGGGCAGTGGCGAATGGGACAATGATGAACTTCATCCGGTGTCAGAAACTTTCGAGGTTGTTGACAATCCCGATGCAAGTGGACTCAATGAGTCATCAAAAGTGATGAAATTCACCCGTCGCGGTTTGGATGATGGCGGTGCCTCTCATGGTGGTTTCTGGGCTAATGTAGATCCTGCTTTCGATGTTACTACCTTCAAATATGTACACGTTATGGTATGGAAAGAGCGTATTAGTCCTTTGAAATTCAAACTTGAAGGTGGCCCTTCCGGTACCCTTGAAATACTGAGCAGCAATGAGCAAGCTGAAACCAGCATGTGGGTTGATATTGTTTTTCCGTTCGACGAAATGACCGGTGCCTATCCGGTGATAGCTTTTATGCCAGATTTTGAAGATCCGCTTACAATGGCTGAGAATCAGGTGATTTACTTCGACAACATCCGTATTAATAGCGATCCGAATCCGGCCGAACACACGCCTATCACCCCCCCAATGATTATCGATTTCGAAGACGGCACTGCTGGTCCGCTGACCTTGCACGTAATGGGCAATGGCGAATGGGACAATGATGAACTTCATTCGGTGTCAGAAACTTTCGAGGTTGTTGATAACCCCGATCCAAGTGGCCTTAACTGGTCATCAAAAGTGATGAAATTCACCCGTCGCGGTTTGGATGATGGTGGCGAAGCACATGGCGGCTTCTGGGCTAATGTAGAACCAGCCTTGGATGTTACTACTTACAAATATGTGCACGTTATGGTATGGAAAGAGCGTATTAGTCCTTTGAAATTCAAACTCGAAGGTGGCTCTTCTGGTACCCTTGAAATACTGAGCAGCAATGAGCAAGCTGAAACCAGTAAATGGGTTGACATTGTTTTCAATTTCGACGAAATGACCGGTGCCTATCCAGTGATTGCTTTTATGCCCGATTTTGAAGATCCGCTTACAATGGCTGAGAATCAAGTGATTTATTTCGACAACATTCGTATCAACAGCGATCCAAATCCTGCCGACAATACCTCGATCTTTACTCCCAAAGCTAATATTTCATTGGCAGTTTACCCCAACCCGGTTACCAGTTCGCTCTATATCGACCTGGAAAATGATGCCCAAAGCATCAGCATTTACAACCTTTTCGGACAGCAGCAAGCTATCTTCACCAACGTAAGTGCGGGTACTTTCAGCTTCCCCACCTCCGAGCTGTCCAATGGCGTTTACATGGTGATAATGCGCGACAATAACAACAAGCAATACACAGCGAAATTTGTCAAATAA
- a CDS encoding RagB/SusD family nutrient uptake outer membrane protein, with protein MKKYSKIISSFLIAGLIIISGCTKLDEEYFDQIPSELYPENDEQVATLTVNAYKRLQNMADDNGWWFLAQEISTDEICGPTRGADWYDGGKWVDVYQHRWTNDTESVNRMWGLFWDGINECNRTIGTLRNIGDNEEILKKIGELEVLRSFFYYLLIDNYGNVPYVTMVMDEGFQPVKVERSVIYDSLVNVVEKNLHYLNRGDLKYMATRNMAFALLAKLHLNAEIYTGTEHWAEAGQYCDSVMAGPYHLASDVKAPFITENQNSSEIIFSIPYDEDNFQGFRLHMRTLHYQSNLTFDMSVGPWNGFAVVPTHFDTYQEIDLRRDAHFIYGPQFASDGSPIIESILNEPLDIDPHLPALSMTSGFSDKQIRTSGARIGKYEIKMGAKENLSNDFPLFRLSDFYLMKAETEIRLGGNGDQWVNPIRQRAGVAPYSGCSLTQLLEERGREMFVEGHRRQDLIRFGKWEGSWWEKEAHGKEKRTFPIPQWAIDGNPNLAN; from the coding sequence ATGAAGAAATATAGTAAAATCATTTCATCGTTTCTCATAGCCGGATTGATAATCATATCGGGCTGCACAAAACTGGATGAAGAATATTTTGATCAGATACCGTCAGAGCTATATCCCGAAAACGACGAGCAGGTGGCTACCCTTACGGTAAATGCCTACAAACGTCTGCAAAATATGGCCGATGACAATGGCTGGTGGTTTTTGGCTCAGGAGATTAGCACCGACGAAATCTGTGGCCCCACACGCGGTGCCGACTGGTACGATGGCGGCAAGTGGGTAGATGTTTATCAACACCGATGGACCAACGACACCGAAAGCGTTAACCGGATGTGGGGACTATTCTGGGACGGAATTAACGAATGCAACCGTACCATTGGCACTTTGCGAAACATTGGCGACAACGAGGAAATTCTGAAGAAAATCGGTGAGCTGGAAGTTTTGCGATCCTTCTTTTATTATCTGTTGATTGACAATTATGGCAACGTACCTTATGTTACTATGGTGATGGACGAAGGCTTTCAGCCTGTAAAGGTCGAACGTTCGGTTATTTACGACAGCCTGGTGAATGTAGTCGAGAAAAACCTGCATTACCTAAACCGTGGCGACCTGAAATACATGGCCACCAGAAACATGGCCTTTGCCCTGTTGGCTAAGCTGCACCTCAACGCAGAAATTTATACAGGCACCGAACATTGGGCAGAAGCCGGACAATACTGCGACAGCGTTATGGCTGGTCCTTACCATCTGGCCAGCGATGTGAAGGCACCTTTCATTACCGAAAATCAAAATTCATCCGAAATCATTTTCTCGATTCCTTATGATGAGGATAATTTCCAGGGATTCAGACTTCACATGCGTACACTCCACTATCAGTCAAACCTGACGTTTGATATGTCAGTAGGACCCTGGAATGGTTTTGCCGTTGTGCCTACACACTTCGATACCTACCAGGAAATCGACCTGCGAAGAGACGCTCATTTTATCTATGGTCCACAATTTGCCAGCGACGGAAGCCCGATCATCGAAAGTATTCTCAACGAGCCGCTGGACATCGACCCGCACCTTCCGGCACTGTCGATGACAAGTGGTTTTTCTGATAAGCAAATCAGGACATCCGGTGCGCGCATCGGGAAATATGAGATTAAAATGGGTGCCAAAGAAAATTTATCCAATGATTTCCCGTTATTTCGCCTATCTGATTTTTATTTGATGAAGGCAGAAACCGAAATTCGTCTGGGAGGAAATGGTGATCAGTGGGTGAACCCCATCCGCCAAAGAGCCGGAGTTGCCCCCTATTCAGGATGTAGCTTAACGCAACTTCTCGAAGAAAGAGGCCGGGAAATGTTTGTTGAAGGGCATCGTAGGCAGGATTTGATCCGCTTTGGCAAATGGGAAGGTTCATGGTGGGAAAAAGAGGCTCATGGAAAAGAAAAACGAACATTCCCTATCCCTCAATGGGCTATCGATGGAAATCCAAACTTGGCCAACTAA
- a CDS encoding glucoamylase family protein, with amino-acid sequence MKFLKNKIAFLLIMIITTGLGKAEAQTWFYFQDSPDETFYDFSWLTVNVPSMLEVAGADSHRFPVENEVPAQQGINSLRLSWTSKAGGNWQAIAAGLDWTANNVADADTLLLFLRSPEVFNSQNLPAIFMEDANNQQTVKVAISDYSGNLQSNDWTRITIPMAPFHASANVNFEAIKTIGFAQKLTDGSAHTLYVDDMRIFKGDGSSPPVAPPHGVAAKGYDSHAYLTWQPNTESNLNGYEIFLSTNNGATFDKRATLGKTDTSYTDFVRTLGTNLGLQYKMTALNDANEPSPFSETVQTSTYDMNDEQLMEMVQEATFRYFWDFAHPASGMARERNTSGNVITTGGSGFGIMALLVGIERQFITRDQGIARMKKILTFLENSDRFHGVWPHWLNGNTGKVVPFSDLDNGGDLVETAFLVQGLLAARQYFSQTNTDEQSIAERITQLWETVEWDWYRRNDGKYLYWHWSPNHQWAMNMQVRGPNESAVVYLLAIASPTHNVPASLWHEGWASSPNYVNGNSFYGYKLWVGWDYGGPLFFAHYSYLGFDPRNKKDAYANYFLNNRNHTLINRAYCIANPKNFDGYSSVSWGLTASDDPWGYMAHEPFGTRDNGTIAPTAALSSMPYTPVESMAALKHFYRILGDKIWGNMGFMDAYNVEANWYANSYLGIDQGTTIDMIENHRSGLLWNNFMANPEIQPALDAIGFVYDPQSIFEPGAGTIALTSSPVPATDYLTVSFTLDKPQQVTIELQSVTGQRVLSPIATGKLSQGVQSLLIDIRQVPSGVYLLYLKTANSFGVQKLVVK; translated from the coding sequence ATGAAATTTTTAAAAAATAAAATTGCATTTCTTTTAATAATGATAATAACCACAGGTCTGGGCAAAGCAGAAGCCCAGACCTGGTTTTATTTTCAGGACAGCCCCGACGAGACGTTTTATGATTTTAGCTGGCTAACGGTAAATGTGCCAAGTATGCTTGAGGTGGCCGGCGCCGATAGCCATCGCTTTCCGGTAGAAAATGAAGTGCCGGCGCAACAAGGCATCAATTCGCTGCGCCTTTCGTGGACTTCCAAGGCGGGAGGTAACTGGCAGGCCATTGCTGCGGGTCTCGACTGGACAGCCAATAATGTTGCTGATGCCGACACGCTGCTCCTCTTTCTGCGCAGCCCGGAAGTTTTCAATAGTCAAAATTTGCCGGCAATTTTTATGGAAGATGCCAATAATCAGCAGACAGTAAAAGTTGCGATCAGCGACTACAGCGGCAATTTACAATCAAACGATTGGACAAGAATCACGATTCCGATGGCGCCTTTTCATGCTTCCGCAAATGTAAATTTTGAAGCTATCAAAACCATTGGCTTTGCGCAAAAATTGACCGACGGCAGCGCGCACACACTTTATGTGGATGATATGCGCATCTTCAAAGGTGATGGATCTTCGCCGCCTGTGGCACCTCCGCACGGAGTTGCTGCCAAAGGCTACGACAGCCATGCATATCTTACCTGGCAACCCAACACGGAGAGCAACCTGAATGGCTATGAAATCTTTCTATCAACTAATAATGGTGCTACATTCGATAAGCGAGCAACCCTGGGCAAAACCGATACATCCTACACTGATTTCGTCAGAACTTTGGGCACCAACCTGGGGCTGCAATATAAAATGACCGCACTCAACGATGCCAACGAACCTTCCCCATTTTCCGAAACTGTGCAAACGAGCACCTACGATATGAATGATGAGCAACTTATGGAGATGGTGCAGGAGGCGACGTTCCGTTATTTTTGGGATTTTGCTCACCCTGCCTCGGGTATGGCACGCGAACGAAACACATCAGGCAATGTGATTACCACCGGCGGCAGCGGCTTCGGCATAATGGCACTGCTGGTGGGAATAGAACGCCAGTTTATAACCCGCGATCAGGGCATCGCACGCATGAAAAAAATCCTTACTTTCCTCGAAAATTCCGATCGCTTTCATGGCGTTTGGCCACACTGGCTCAATGGCAACACGGGAAAGGTGGTTCCTTTCAGCGACCTCGACAATGGCGGCGATTTGGTAGAAACGGCTTTTCTGGTGCAGGGACTGCTGGCAGCGCGACAGTATTTCAGCCAAACCAATACCGACGAGCAATCCATTGCCGAGCGCATTACACAGCTATGGGAAACGGTAGAATGGGACTGGTACCGGCGCAATGACGGCAAATATCTTTACTGGCACTGGTCGCCCAATCACCAGTGGGCGATGAACATGCAGGTGCGCGGCCCCAACGAATCTGCCGTTGTTTATCTGCTGGCCATAGCCTCGCCAACGCATAACGTACCCGCCTCACTCTGGCACGAAGGCTGGGCATCATCACCTAATTATGTAAATGGGAATTCATTTTATGGCTACAAGCTATGGGTAGGATGGGATTATGGCGGACCGCTGTTTTTCGCTCACTACTCATATCTGGGTTTTGATCCGAGAAACAAAAAAGATGCTTACGCAAATTATTTCCTCAACAACCGCAACCACACGCTAATCAACCGGGCATATTGCATCGCCAACCCGAAAAACTTTGATGGATATTCGTCCGTATCGTGGGGGCTTACCGCCAGCGACGATCCGTGGGGCTACATGGCACACGAACCTTTTGGCACCCGCGATAACGGAACCATTGCGCCTACGGCAGCTTTGTCGTCGATGCCTTACACACCCGTCGAATCTATGGCGGCGCTCAAACATTTTTATCGCATACTGGGCGACAAAATCTGGGGCAACATGGGATTCATGGATGCTTATAATGTGGAGGCCAACTGGTACGCCAATTCCTACCTGGGCATCGACCAGGGCACCACCATCGACATGATCGAAAACCACCGCTCCGGTCTGCTGTGGAATAATTTTATGGCTAATCCCGAAATTCAGCCCGCACTCGATGCCATTGGTTTTGTGTATGATCCGCAGTCCATCTTCGAACCAGGTGCAGGCACAATTGCGCTTACCAGCTCACCCGTTCCCGCAACCGATTATTTAACTGTGAGCTTTACGCTGGATAAACCGCAGCAAGTCACAATCGAATTGCAGAGCGTGACTGGCCAGCGGGTTCTATCCCCAATTGCTACAGGTAAACTTTCGCAAGGAGTGCAATCCCTTCTGATCGACATCAGACAAGTACCTTCAGGAGTTTATCTTTTATACCTAAAAACCGCCAATAGCTTTGGTGTGCAGAAGTTAGTGGTGAAATGA
- a CDS encoding SusC/RagA family TonB-linked outer membrane protein, with product MGKHLTAKMILLLSMLVFGFSAGYAQTGIVQGVVTDAKEGGTLPGAAVQVKGTLQGTVTDIDGNYSISIEPNATLVFSFIGYETQERVVQPDTRLNIALMPSATALEEIVVIGYGVQKKTDKTGAVSHVTADELNQGVLTDPIQGLQGKASGVSITKKGGDPNSGFSVRIRGASGYTASSDPLYVIDGIAGADPTSIANADIESYNVLKDAASTAIYGSRGANGVIIITTRQGGVKDGKAVSEVNFSSKYSLSKIEKKVDVLNADQIRQYAATYDPDFTDGGANTDWQDELYRTGTTFENALSFSGGSEKSFYRASLSNTDWVGAMRGTEKERTTAKINITHKGIGDRLTLNANLATSFENNDYENYDGYDKDDVIYQALTRNPTDPVRNASGEYDKTQRVFNYENPIAVVDRITNVRDAKRYLGSLKADFEFLEGLVGTASISYIRNDQEYTYFRPKDVFASADNGFGRRSYDNFEDKQLEAYLTYIKTFNKNHNLNLLGGYSYREAEYSGLYSQAQNPQSPYIGANDLRTFSEVVYGDVGSYKNNEKLIGFFGRAQYNYASKYYLSASLRRDGSSKFGKNNKWGWFPTASVSWNMQEENFLSDVHWLDQLKLRASFGVSGNQAFGSGYSQVSYTPTGLATNPETGQQVITFAPARNDNPDLKWERTAETNIGVDFAFFNSKLSGSLEVYSKNTTDLLYPRATSIEGGNVARTTFANAGEIENKGIELFLQAYVISNTNFTYRTSLTMAHNKSKWKELASGGDGDGYANFGYLSGRGTIGDAFYIIRNQAGHEVSAFYLPEIVSLIDGEFVFAATSGGYTTQLAKAKRNFAGSPNPDVELGWSNNMTFFKNWTLDFSFRSMLGHKKYNATQMFLDAPFDLPDLNAVEEALDWAAKGRVTTAVIATDYLENASFVKLDFLSLGYNVNTDKIQWLKNLKVFVVANNVFTITKYSGADPEIYYANLAYGWDQYNVYPNTRTITFGLNATF from the coding sequence ATGGGAAAACATCTAACAGCCAAAATGATTTTGCTCTTGTCGATGCTCGTATTCGGGTTTTCGGCGGGCTATGCTCAAACTGGTATAGTGCAGGGCGTGGTTACCGACGCCAAAGAAGGCGGCACGTTACCGGGAGCTGCAGTGCAGGTGAAAGGAACGCTGCAGGGAACCGTTACGGATATCGACGGAAACTACAGCATTTCGATAGAGCCCAACGCTACCCTGGTTTTCTCTTTCATAGGTTACGAAACTCAGGAAAGGGTTGTACAACCAGACACAAGGCTAAATATCGCATTAATGCCAAGTGCCACCGCACTCGAAGAAATTGTGGTGATCGGTTATGGTGTGCAAAAGAAGACGGATAAAACCGGAGCTGTGTCGCACGTAACCGCTGATGAACTTAACCAGGGAGTACTCACCGACCCCATTCAGGGTTTGCAGGGTAAGGCTTCCGGGGTTTCCATTACCAAAAAAGGCGGCGACCCCAACTCCGGGTTCTCTGTGCGTATCAGGGGCGCCTCTGGCTACACCGCCTCCAGCGATCCGCTGTATGTAATCGACGGCATTGCGGGTGCCGACCCCACAAGCATTGCCAACGCCGACATCGAAAGTTATAACGTTTTGAAAGACGCTGCCTCAACGGCCATTTACGGGTCGAGAGGTGCCAACGGTGTTATCATTATCACTACCCGACAAGGTGGCGTGAAAGATGGCAAGGCAGTTTCTGAAGTAAACTTTAGCTCAAAATATTCGTTGAGCAAGATTGAGAAAAAGGTAGATGTGCTGAACGCTGATCAAATTCGTCAATATGCCGCCACGTATGATCCTGACTTTACTGATGGCGGTGCAAATACCGACTGGCAGGACGAATTGTACAGAACGGGTACTACTTTTGAAAACGCCCTTAGCTTTTCCGGCGGATCAGAAAAGAGCTTTTACAGAGCTTCGCTTTCTAATACCGACTGGGTAGGCGCTATGCGGGGGACTGAAAAAGAAAGAACCACAGCAAAAATCAATATTACCCACAAGGGAATAGGTGATCGTTTGACGCTGAATGCTAACCTGGCGACTTCGTTCGAAAACAACGATTACGAAAATTATGATGGCTATGATAAAGACGACGTTATTTATCAGGCTTTAACACGAAACCCCACCGATCCTGTTCGCAACGCTTCGGGCGAATACGATAAAACCCAAAGGGTATTCAATTACGAAAACCCGATTGCTGTCGTCGACCGGATCACCAACGTCCGTGATGCTAAGAGGTATCTGGGTAGCTTAAAAGCCGATTTCGAATTTCTTGAAGGCCTCGTCGGTACCGCTAGCATCAGTTACATCAGAAACGATCAGGAATATACCTACTTCCGCCCCAAAGATGTTTTTGCATCAGCCGACAACGGATTTGGCCGAAGAAGCTATGATAACTTTGAAGACAAGCAGCTGGAGGCCTACCTGACCTACATAAAAACCTTTAACAAAAATCATAATCTGAACCTTCTGGGTGGCTACTCCTATCGCGAAGCCGAATACAGCGGGCTTTATTCGCAAGCCCAAAACCCACAGTCGCCATATATCGGAGCCAACGACCTGCGTACGTTTTCCGAGGTGGTTTACGGGGATGTTGGCTCGTACAAAAACAACGAAAAGCTCATCGGCTTCTTCGGAAGAGCGCAGTACAACTATGCTTCAAAATATTATCTGAGTGCAAGTTTGCGGCGCGATGGCTCTTCCAAGTTTGGAAAGAACAACAAATGGGGATGGTTCCCCACGGCTTCCGTCAGCTGGAACATGCAAGAGGAAAACTTTTTATCTGACGTACACTGGTTAGACCAACTGAAACTCAGGGCCAGTTTCGGTGTTTCAGGAAACCAGGCATTTGGCTCGGGCTACAGCCAGGTATCATACACTCCCACCGGCCTGGCCACCAATCCCGAAACGGGTCAGCAGGTGATTACTTTTGCGCCTGCCCGCAACGACAACCCAGATTTGAAATGGGAACGGACAGCCGAAACCAACATCGGTGTCGACTTTGCTTTTTTTAATAGCAAATTGAGTGGTAGCTTAGAGGTGTATTCCAAAAATACCACCGACCTTTTATACCCCAGAGCCACATCCATAGAAGGTGGCAATGTGGCCCGCACCACCTTTGCCAACGCCGGTGAAATCGAAAACAAAGGTATTGAATTGTTTTTGCAGGCTTATGTAATTAGCAATACAAATTTCACCTACCGTACCTCACTTACCATGGCGCACAACAAGTCGAAATGGAAAGAGTTGGCTTCGGGAGGCGATGGTGATGGTTATGCCAACTTTGGCTATTTGAGCGGTAGAGGCACCATAGGCGATGCGTTTTATATCATCCGCAACCAGGCAGGACATGAAGTGAGCGCGTTTTATCTGCCCGAAATCGTTTCACTTATTGACGGCGAGTTTGTCTTCGCCGCGACAAGTGGCGGGTATACCACCCAGTTGGCCAAGGCAAAGCGCAACTTTGCCGGTTCGCCAAACCCGGATGTAGAGTTGGGCTGGTCGAACAACATGACTTTCTTCAAAAACTGGACGCTGGACTTTTCGTTCCGTTCGATGTTAGGCCACAAAAAATACAATGCCACGCAAATGTTTTTGGATGCTCCATTCGACCTTCCTGACCTGAACGCTGTAGAAGAAGCGCTCGACTGGGCTGCCAAAGGCCGCGTTACCACTGCCGTTATCGCTACCGATTATCTTGAAAACGCATCATTTGTAAAGCTCGATTTTCTTTCGCTTGGCTATAATGTCAATACCGATAAGATACAATGGCTTAAAAATCTAAAGGTGTTTGTGGTAGCCAACAATGTGTTTACCATCACCAAGTATTCGGGTGCCGATCCGGAAATCTATTATGCCAACCTGGCCTATGGCTGGGACCAGTACAATGTGTACCCCAATACACGAACAATAACTTTTGGATTAAATGCAACATTTTAA
- the bglX gene encoding beta-glucosidase BglX — protein sequence MAQKITSENAAIESKIDALLQQMTLEEKIGQMTLYTSDWDVTGPTIRSGYRKDIEAGKVGAIFNAYSVDYVRDLQEIAVEKTRLKIPLMFGYDVIHGHRTIFPIPLAQAATWNMEAIEHSERIAAVEATAEGLNWTFTPMVDIAHDPRWGRVMEGCGEDTYLTNRIAVARVKGFQGNNLAADNTMVACAKHYAAYGAALAGRDYNTVDMSDRVLRETYLPPFKACVDAGVGTFMTSFNEVDGIPATGNEYLLREILKKEWDFDGFIVTDYTSITEMVPHGIVADNKEAGELAVNAGVDMDMQSGIFNDFLAKSVKEGKVKVEDIDDAVQRILRIKMLLGLFDDPYKYCDKQRQDTLIYHPEHLAFARAFAAESMVLLKNHDQTLPLSKQLGTIAVIGPLADSKKDMIGAWSAAGDNNKSVTVLEGIKEKVPTQRVVYARGCEVEGDDRSGFDEAITLVSRSDAVVLVIGETKEMSGEAASRSEITLPGVQQELAEALIATGKPVVVVLMNGRPLDLSWLDAHAPAILEAWFPGTQAGHAVADVLFGDYNPSAKLTMSFPRNLGQVPIFYNNKNTGRPMSADKYTSKYLDVPNTPLYPFGYGLSYTTFQYENLKISSPVLKANQKIEVSVQVTNTGKMAGHEVVQFYVRDLVGSVTRPLKELKDFRKIYLEPGAQSIVTFEITPAALEFLTRDMQWAAEAGDFEVFVGTDSGTTNMVRFSYSP from the coding sequence GTGGCTCAAAAAATCACCAGCGAAAATGCAGCGATCGAAAGCAAGATAGACGCACTACTGCAACAAATGACGCTGGAAGAAAAGATTGGGCAGATGACGCTCTACACCAGCGACTGGGACGTGACCGGCCCCACCATCCGAAGCGGCTACCGCAAAGATATCGAGGCTGGAAAGGTGGGCGCCATTTTTAATGCGTACAGTGTGGATTACGTTAGGGATTTACAAGAAATCGCTGTAGAAAAAACACGCCTGAAGATACCGCTGATGTTTGGCTACGACGTGATCCACGGCCACCGCACCATTTTTCCAATTCCATTGGCGCAAGCTGCCACCTGGAATATGGAAGCCATCGAACATTCCGAACGCATCGCTGCCGTCGAAGCTACCGCCGAAGGCCTCAACTGGACATTCACGCCGATGGTGGACATTGCGCACGACCCACGCTGGGGGCGCGTCATGGAAGGCTGCGGCGAAGATACTTACCTCACAAACCGAATTGCTGTAGCAAGGGTAAAAGGATTTCAGGGTAATAACCTGGCCGCTGATAACACAATGGTCGCGTGTGCCAAGCATTACGCCGCTTATGGTGCCGCTCTTGCCGGCCGCGACTACAACACGGTGGATATGTCGGACAGAGTGTTGCGCGAAACTTACCTGCCTCCCTTCAAAGCCTGCGTGGATGCGGGAGTGGGCACTTTTATGACCAGCTTCAACGAAGTGGACGGAATCCCGGCCACCGGCAACGAATACCTGCTGCGCGAAATCCTGAAAAAGGAATGGGATTTTGATGGCTTCATTGTAACCGATTACACCTCCATCACCGAGATGGTTCCCCACGGAATCGTGGCCGACAACAAAGAAGCCGGCGAACTGGCTGTGAATGCCGGTGTGGATATGGACATGCAAAGCGGTATCTTCAACGACTTCTTGGCAAAGTCTGTCAAAGAAGGAAAAGTAAAAGTTGAGGATATCGATGATGCAGTCCAGCGTATTTTGCGTATCAAGATGCTGCTTGGGTTGTTTGACGATCCTTATAAATATTGCGACAAGCAACGACAGGACACGCTGATTTACCATCCTGAACACCTGGCGTTTGCACGTGCGTTTGCCGCCGAAAGCATGGTGTTGCTCAAAAATCATGATCAAACATTGCCATTATCAAAACAACTCGGAACTATTGCTGTGATTGGCCCCCTCGCCGACAGCAAAAAGGATATGATTGGCGCCTGGTCAGCAGCTGGCGATAACAACAAAAGCGTGACGGTACTGGAAGGTATCAAAGAAAAAGTGCCGACACAGCGCGTAGTTTATGCCCGTGGCTGTGAAGTGGAGGGCGATGACCGTTCCGGGTTTGACGAAGCAATTACTTTGGTCAGCCGCTCCGATGCTGTGGTTTTGGTAATTGGCGAAACAAAAGAGATGTCGGGCGAAGCTGCCAGCCGCTCCGAAATCACCTTGCCGGGTGTGCAGCAGGAGTTAGCCGAAGCGCTTATCGCAACAGGTAAACCTGTGGTGGTGGTGCTGATGAATGGCCGCCCACTCGACCTCTCGTGGCTCGATGCCCATGCGCCGGCAATTCTGGAAGCATGGTTTCCGGGAACACAAGCCGGACACGCTGTGGCAGATGTGCTTTTTGGCGACTACAACCCTTCTGCAAAACTCACCATGAGCTTTCCGCGCAACCTGGGGCAGGTGCCGATATTTTATAACAATAAAAATACTGGCCGTCCTATGTCGGCGGATAAATACACGAGCAAGTATCTGGATGTTCCCAACACGCCGCTCTATCCTTTTGGCTACGGGCTTAGCTACACAACATTTCAATACGAGAATCTTAAAATTTCATCACCTGTGCTCAAAGCCAACCAAAAGATTGAAGTATCGGTGCAGGTGACCAATACAGGTAAGATGGCGGGCCACGAGGTGGTACAGTTTTATGTGCGCGACCTGGTGGGTAGCGTCACGCGGCCATTGAAAGAGCTGAAAGATTTCCGCAAAATTTACCTTGAACCCGGAGCACAATCCATAGTTACTTTTGAAATTACACCTGCAGCACTCGAATTCCTGACCCGCGATATGCAATGGGCAGCCGAGGCCGGTGACTTTGAGGTTTTTGTAGGAACAGATTCAGGCACAACAAACATGGTCCGTTTTAGCTATTCACCATGA